A stretch of DNA from Chelonoidis abingdonii isolate Lonesome George chromosome 8, CheloAbing_2.0, whole genome shotgun sequence:
TTAAGTCTATGCAGATGGGATATTCAGCCCCATTTGCATTAGCTTGCTGGGGACACAAGTCTATGTGGTTGTGACTGAGGTCAACTGTAGTGATCTCTGTGTGGGTGAAAATGTTAGGCGGCACCCTCTGCAACCTATTGGCACTCAGATTAAACAATCTAAGGTTTGGAAGGGTGCCTTCAGAACCTAGATCCACCTGCAGTTCTGAGAGCCGATTCTGGCTGAGATCAAGGTCCGTGAGCATGCCCAGGGGTTCTCTCTCCTGGATGTGAAGGGTCTCTAAGCAGTTCTGGTTAAGCTTCAGATGAGACAGGGAAGTCATCCTTCCCAGGAAGCCATCAGGGAGGTACCGGAACTGGTTCTGGCTCATATCCAGAAAGTTCAAGGAAGAGAGATTGCTCAGGCTGACCTCTTCCCAGAGACTGAGGGTAGTGACATTAGTGGTGTTGCCCTCTATAAGAAGGAACTGCACTGTGACATCCATGAGGGACGTAGCATTGGGAAGTTTGCGATAAAAGCTCATCTCATTGTCCCTCAGCAGCAGGGAGCGCAGTTTGCTCTGTCTTGGTAGTAGCGGGAAGAACAGGAGCCGGTTGTGGGAGAGATCTAGCGTCTCCAGCTCAAAGACAGCATCACCTTCTATAGCCAGGAACCACTCGATGATGTTGTTGCTGGCATTTAGTGTCTTgagctgggtcagaccaaactcCACAATGCAGGGAATGTAGTTGTAGGCCAGATTAAGTATCTTCAGACCCTGCAGGCCTTCAAAGGTTCCCCCCTCGATCTCATAGATGTAGTTCTTCTCCAGGTTCAGCTcctgcagctggctcaggcttTCAAAGACAGAGGAGTCCAAGCGCATTATGATGTTCCTGGCCAGTGACAAGGACTCCAAGGAGGACAGGTTGCAGAGCATGGTAACCACCATATCCTCAGTGAGATGATTCCCAGACAGGTCCAGTTTCCTCAAGGCTGGTAAGGAGCGAAGGGCAGCAGCTGTCACAGAGTAGTTTGTAAAGAGGGTATTGCCTGCCAAGAAGAGATTTTTGAGGTCTCTGCTGCCAAGGAAGGCCCCAGGTTCAATAAGTTCCAGTTTGTTCTCGCACAGGCTCAGTGTCTCCAGATTTTGGTATTGCCACAGAGAGGTATTCTTTAGGGTCCGTATAGTGTTGTGATCCAGCAAAAGCACCTCTATGTCAGCTGGGAGGTCTTCCGGGACTGTGCTTTCCCATCTCTGATTGCAATCCACAGCTCTGTGCACctgaaacaaaaaatataaatatttctagaGCTATATATAAACAACACTGGAAATAGTGAAACTGGGGGCAAAGGCTTAGAGTTCAGATGGGAGACAGTGTACAACATCTGATTCTTTATTTTCTGCCATCACCCTGACCTCTCCATCTCTCCCAGAGGACAAACATCAGATAGATAGTAGCGGCAGTAATTTTTCCCTGAATCACTGATATGGTGAAGCCTGTGGGCAGCTGGGGACAGACGATAACTGCCCTTCAAAAGACATACGAGATCAGATTGGCCTGCTCTGAAGTTACAGCCAGTATCTGCTTTCCAGCTGACCAACTATGTTCCCTATCTCCCTTTAGGACTCCCTGTTGGGATGCACTGGAAAGCAGAGCCTGCCTACAGGAGTAAACCAAGGCTCCAACATTCTCCCCGCCTGCCTACCCTGTTGGAATAGCACCAGCCAGCCTGCTCCTGGAGGCTGAGTCGCTGACTTGCACCCTTCGGGGCTCCACGGGCAGCAGCAGCATATAGCAGAGCACTGGTAGAGCAGACCTGCCATTA
This window harbors:
- the NRROS gene encoding transforming growth factor beta activator LRRC33 is translated as MESVFLSLSLSLVFIVAGWGNKTGMALATYHRTCKLVHRAVDCNQRWESTVPEDLPADIEVLLLDHNTIRTLKNTSLWQYQNLETLSLCENKLELIEPGAFLGSRDLKNLFLAGNTLFTNYSVTAAALRSLPALRKLDLSGNHLTEDMVVTMLCNLSSLESLSLARNIIMRLDSSVFESLSQLQELNLEKNYIYEIEGGTFEGLQGLKILNLAYNYIPCIVEFGLTQLKTLNASNNIIEWFLAIEGDAVFELETLDLSHNRLLFFPLLPRQSKLRSLLLRDNEMSFYRKLPNATSLMDVTVQFLLIEGNTTNVTTLSLWEEVSLSNLSSLNFLDMSQNQFRYLPDGFLGRMTSLSHLKLNQNCLETLHIQEREPLGMLTDLDLSQNRLSELQVDLGSEGTLPNLRLFNLSANRLQRVPPNIFTHTEITTVDLSHNHIDLCPQQANANGAEYPICIDLRNVTSLRKLYLAGCGLEMVASNTFSGTPLTHLDLSNNQRALARGLQSLKDISLMLQVLSLRNTGLSSTVEDIDFSGFQNLVSLDLSENSLTSFPESLSGLKLHTLDLRRNRLPSLPQHSMQKQLGRSLNVLYLSQNPFDCCKLEWWDFLHSLRTVHVMDRGQVTCNYSSNIINTVGLPESVLQSCRWMTVNMALLYLVLTLPACLTLLVAFAVIFLTFKHKLLQMVKNQYRVSSPY